The DNA region CATTAGAATTAAGTGGGATAAAACACCTACTTATAAAAGTTGCTGTTTTTTTAATGAAATATTTAAATTTTTGGACAACAGAAATATGATGGAATTTATTTCTAGAAAATTTATGCCTACGATTAAGGTATATAATTTAGAAGGTATCGATAAAGTAAGAAAAGAGGATTTTCTTTATTTCTTTGATTATATAGAAAGGATAAAAAATGAATATTATTTATGATTTAAAAAAGTTGGATGATGCTGATTATGATATCTGTATAGAATATATTGTTGAAAATTTGAAAAAAAAATCATTTATTTTTGGGGTTTATCAGTTCGGTTCAATAAAATTTCCAGGTATTTCAGATATAGATATTATGATTGTGCTAGATGATTTAAATGAATATAGTTTAAAAAAAAACTGCATAGAGGAAATAATAAGAAATGCTCCAAACTCTGAATATTGTTTTTGGCATGAAAGTATAATTATTTCAAAAAAAGATTTAGCGTATATAAAGTATTTTCATACTGTTGATAATATTAAAAAGCTTTTTGCTATAAGTGAAGACATAATAGAAGAACAATTAGATAGTAAAACTTATTATAATCTAATTCTAATGTGGAATGCATATTTTTATCAAATGTTTTTGCAAATTCAAAACAACGCGAATGTTTCATTGCGACAAATTCTTTTGATTCTAAATAACATGAAAATATCTATAAATAACAACAATATCATATATAGACTTAAACATGAATATGATTTTGAAAGTAGAGTAGCAGCGATAAGAAAAGAAAGTATTAGCAATTTCAGCTTGAGTACTTCTGATAAAATAAATAAAATATTTAATGATGGTCTAGATATTATTAGTAAACAAGAAAAATTATCTAATTCTGATTTCGGAAATTTTGATAAAGGTATTTTGTTTGACTTTAAAGAACGAAAATTATTTATTAGTGGGGATTGTCTAAGTTTTTATAATTTCAGGTTATTTCAATTATTTATATTGCCTAAAAAATATTTTATTGCTAGGGATATTATTAAAAATAATTTTAAAACAGTTATTAAAGAAAACAGTATGAGCGTTGAAGGTTTTTATAAAATGAGAGAGCGATTTGCGTCTGTGAAAATTTTAGATATTTAGTAAAAAGGAAGAAAAACAATGAATGGATTAATAAAGCCGGTTTGGTACTATCCAGCAAAGCATATCTATAAGTTTTTAACTTGCAAAAGTTACCGAAGCTTATCGATATTATTTTCTGAAAACTCGGGTTATCCTCGTTATAAAGACAAACTTATAAAGTTTGATAAAAATCAGCCAACATTTTTAGTCCCTGATGTTGCTAGCTTTTTATCTACATATGAAGAACTTTTTGTAAAGCAAATATATAAATTTAAGTCAGTGTCTGAAAAACCAGTAATAATAGATATGGGAGCAAATATAGGTTTGAGTATTTTATATTTTAAAACGCTATATCCAGAAGCCATTGTAGAAGCTTATGAGGCAGATGCGAAAATCTTTAAATATTTAGAACAAAATGTTAGAGGATTTAGTAATGTATTTTTGTTAAATAATGCAGTATGGGATAAGAATACGAAGTTGTATTTTGATTCAGAAGGGGCAGATGGAGGCAGAATAACAGATGAAGGTACTCATAAAAAAATTGAAGTAGTAGCAGTTGATGCGAAAAAAATATTAGATAAATATGATAGAATTGATTTTTTGAAAATTGATATTGAAGGAGCAGAACGAATTGTTTTACCACGAATAAATGATTTGCTTTATAAGGTGAACACATTATTTATTGAATATCATTCGGAAATGGATAAAGAACAATGTTTGCCAGAAATATTAAGAATAATTAAGCAATCAGGGTTTAGAATTAAAATACAAGATATAGCTACAGTAGATTCACCATTTGTGGAAAAAAATCAAGGTGTTTTTGATTGCCAATTAAATATTTTTGCTATAAGGGGTGAAGTAAATTGTGATCAATTTTCTGAAAAAAATATTTAGAAATCAAGTTGTTTTTAATAGTTTACAAATAAATACTCCTATTAGTTCTGTTTTTGGTATGGATAGAGGGACCCCTATAGATCGATATTATATAGAAAAATTTTTAAATAGCCAAAAGCATTTTGTTAAAGGAACGGTTTTAGAAGTTGCAGAACCGTATTATACTAAAAAATATGGCGAAAAAGTTAGTAGAATTGAAATATTAAATGCGGTTCCTAGTGATTTGGCAACAATTGTAGCTGATTTATCTAAGCCAGATAGCCTTCCAACTGAAAAAGTTGATTGTTTCATTTGTACACAAACATATAATTTTATTTATGATGTAAAGAAAGCTATCGAAGGAAGTCATAGAATTTTGAAAAAAGATGGTGTTTTGCTTGTTACTGTGGCAGGTTTGACACAAATAAGTCGATATGATATGGATAGATGGGGTGACTATTGGCGTTTTACTGATAAAAGTATCGGCAGAATGATTAGTGAAGTTTTTGGTGTAGAAAATGTTCAAGTGTTCATTTATGGCAATGTATTAGCAGGGATTGCTTTTTTGCAGGGAATTGCGGTAGAAGATTTGCCGGAACCTCAATTATTAGATAAAGAAGATAACAATTATCAAATTACAATAGGTATTGTTGCTAAGAAGAGTGGTTAATATTATGTTAAGAGCAATTTATAAAAAGATTAAAAAAACAAGAAATATAATTTTCAACATTATAGACACACCTGATATAGTATTGCTTTATCATCGTGTGAATAATCTAAACAGTGATATTCATCAATTGGCAGTTACACCAGAAAAATTTTATTTACAAATGAAGTTTTTAAAGGATAACTATACAATAGTAAACTTTGAAGATGTTGGTAAAATAAGAAACAAAAGATGCGTAGCTATAACTTTTGATGATGGTTATATGGATAATTATTTAAATGCTTTGCCGATTTTAGAAGAATTAAAGATTCCGGCTACTATATTTATAAGCACAGATATGATTGCTAATAGGCAAATTTTTTGGTGGGATAAATTGGAAAGTATCATAATGGGTTCGGAAATATATGGCGAATGCATTGAAATAGAAGTAGAAGATTTAGTTTTTAGAAAAAAAATTTGTGACAGAAACGATTTAATTGTTATACACAATAAGATACATCCAGTCCTGAAAAAATTAGAAAAGAATAGGCGAGAAGTATATTTAAGTAATCTTCAAAAACTATTTAAAACAAGTGAAATTGAAGTAGATGCACTAGGCATGACTAAGGAGCAATTGATTTCTTTATCAAAAAGTAAATACATTACGATAGGGGCACACACTATTACTCATACAGCACTATCTTCTCAGAATTATAAAACTCAGATGCAAGAAATATCTGGTAGTAAAAGTTATTTGGAAGAAGTTTTGAGCAAGGAAATTAAAGTTTTTTCGTATCCTTTTGGTGGAAATAATGATTATAATAAAGATACAATTCGCATATTAACAGATTTGGGTTTTACAAATGTGGCGTCTAATTTTAGGGGACAAGTTCACAGATGGACAGACTGCAAGCAGATTCCTAGATATGTTGTGAGAGATTGGGATTTGCAAAAATTTCGCGAAGCGATGAATGGATTTTGGGTAAGATGAAGATATTACAACTAAGCACATTTGACTCTGGTGGTGGAGCTGCTAGATCAGCGTGTAGATTGCAAAAAGAATTTGTGAAAAATAATATAGATAGCCGATTATATGTGCAAAAGAAAACTTTAGGTGACTATTGGGTTCAAGATGATGATAGATATATCGGTAAGATTAGATCTCTTTTTGCACCACACTTAGAAAACGGATTCAAAAAAATATTTCAAACGAAACTATCAAAGCCATTTAGTCTAAATATTATCCCTAACCCAACTTTAAGGAAATACATTAAATCTAATAATTTTGATATTGTAAATTTACACTGGATTAATGGAGGATTTTTCAGGTTAGAAGAATTGGATTTTAAGAAAAAATACATTTGGACTCTACATGATTCGTGGGCTTTTACGGGTGGATGTCATATACCATATTATTGTTTAGAGTATGAACATAATTGTGAAAAGTGTGCTATGTTAAAAAATAA from Succinispira mobilis DSM 6222 includes:
- a CDS encoding FkbM family methyltransferase translates to MNGLIKPVWYYPAKHIYKFLTCKSYRSLSILFSENSGYPRYKDKLIKFDKNQPTFLVPDVASFLSTYEELFVKQIYKFKSVSEKPVIIDMGANIGLSILYFKTLYPEAIVEAYEADAKIFKYLEQNVRGFSNVFLLNNAVWDKNTKLYFDSEGADGGRITDEGTHKKIEVVAVDAKKILDKYDRIDFLKIDIEGAERIVLPRINDLLYKVNTLFIEYHSEMDKEQCLPEILRIIKQSGFRIKIQDIATVDSPFVEKNQGVFDCQLNIFAIRGEVNCDQFSEKNI
- a CDS encoding methyltransferase domain-containing protein, yielding MDRGTPIDRYYIEKFLNSQKHFVKGTVLEVAEPYYTKKYGEKVSRIEILNAVPSDLATIVADLSKPDSLPTEKVDCFICTQTYNFIYDVKKAIEGSHRILKKDGVLLVTVAGLTQISRYDMDRWGDYWRFTDKSIGRMISEVFGVENVQVFIYGNVLAGIAFLQGIAVEDLPEPQLLDKEDNNYQITIGIVAKKSG
- a CDS encoding polysaccharide deacetylase family protein, whose amino-acid sequence is MLRAIYKKIKKTRNIIFNIIDTPDIVLLYHRVNNLNSDIHQLAVTPEKFYLQMKFLKDNYTIVNFEDVGKIRNKRCVAITFDDGYMDNYLNALPILEELKIPATIFISTDMIANRQIFWWDKLESIIMGSEIYGECIEIEVEDLVFRKKICDRNDLIVIHNKIHPVLKKLEKNRREVYLSNLQKLFKTSEIEVDALGMTKEQLISLSKSKYITIGAHTITHTALSSQNYKTQMQEISGSKSYLEEVLSKEIKVFSYPFGGNNDYNKDTIRILTDLGFTNVASNFRGQVHRWTDCKQIPRYVVRDWDLQKFREAMNGFWVR